A window of Sphingobacterium sp. SRCM116780 contains these coding sequences:
- a CDS encoding aldo/keto reductase, with product MKTRILGNSGLEVSALGLGCMGLSFGYGPATEKSEAIKLLRAAYEEGITFFDTAEAYGPFANEELLGEALAPFRDKVVIATKFGFKEGKPDLGMDSHPENIRAVAEAALKRLRTDHIDLYYQHRVDPNVPIEDVAGTIGELIKEGKIKHWGLSEAGIETIRKAHAIQPVAALQSEYSLFFREPEHEIIPTLEELGIGFVPFSPLGKGFLTGAINEQTAFDKTDFRNIVPRFSEENRKANQVLVDLIKAIAVEKDASPAQIALAWLLAQKPWIAPIPGTTKIQRLQENIGAVRVELTTADLMKIQESTSKIEIAGDRYPQHLQARVGK from the coding sequence ATGAAAACAAGAATATTAGGAAACAGTGGATTAGAGGTCTCCGCATTAGGTTTAGGATGTATGGGATTGAGCTTTGGTTATGGTCCTGCAACAGAAAAAAGCGAAGCTATTAAGTTATTGCGTGCAGCATATGAAGAAGGAATCACATTTTTTGATACTGCTGAGGCTTATGGTCCATTTGCCAATGAAGAATTATTGGGAGAAGCCTTGGCTCCTTTTAGAGATAAGGTAGTGATTGCAACGAAATTTGGATTCAAAGAGGGGAAACCTGATTTGGGAATGGATAGCCACCCAGAAAATATCAGAGCAGTTGCAGAAGCTGCTTTAAAAAGATTAAGAACGGATCACATTGATTTGTATTACCAACATCGTGTTGACCCGAATGTACCGATAGAAGATGTTGCAGGAACGATTGGAGAATTGATCAAGGAGGGAAAGATCAAACATTGGGGATTGTCGGAAGCAGGGATTGAAACCATTCGTAAAGCACATGCTATACAACCTGTTGCTGCTTTGCAGAGTGAGTACTCGTTATTTTTCCGAGAACCTGAGCATGAAATTATACCTACTTTGGAAGAATTAGGGATAGGTTTTGTCCCCTTCAGTCCGTTGGGTAAGGGATTCTTAACGGGAGCAATCAATGAACAAACAGCATTTGATAAAACCGACTTTCGAAATATTGTACCTCGTTTTTCTGAAGAAAATCGTAAAGCCAATCAGGTATTGGTTGATCTGATCAAAGCGATTGCTGTAGAAAAAGATGCCAGCCCTGCACAAATTGCACTCGCTTGGTTATTGGCACAAAAGCCTTGGATTGCACCTATTCCAGGCACAACTAAAATACAACGCTTACAGGAGAATATAGGTGCTGTTCGAGTGGAATTAACAACAGCCGATTTGATGAAAATACAAGAAAGTACATCAAAAATTGAGATTGCAGGAGATAGGTATCCACAGCATTTACAGGCTAGAGTAGGGAAGTAG